From a region of the Methanobrevibacter sp. V74 genome:
- a CDS encoding amino acid ABC transporter permease has product MILGNVIAQLFGGLVTSIEIFLLTLLFSLPLGLVVAGGRMSKFGPLRWLMKIYISIMRGTPLMLQLIVVFFAPYYVFGWSLSADYRFISVIIAFTINYAAYFAEIYRGGIESINSGQYEAAQVLGYSKLETFFIIIMPQVFKVILPSVTNEVITLVKDTSLSFVIAIPEMFTVAKQIAAADASIAALLVAGIFYYVFNVVVAFAMEYLEKRMDYYE; this is encoded by the coding sequence ATGATATTAGGTAATGTAATTGCTCAATTATTTGGAGGTTTGGTTACCTCAATTGAAATATTTTTACTTACATTATTATTCTCTCTTCCTCTAGGTTTAGTTGTGGCTGGAGGAAGAATGAGTAAGTTTGGACCACTTAGATGGTTAATGAAGATATATATTTCAATAATGAGAGGTACACCTTTAATGTTACAATTAATTGTTGTATTTTTTGCACCATATTATGTATTTGGTTGGAGTCTTTCTGCTGACTATAGGTTTATATCAGTTATTATTGCATTCACAATTAATTATGCTGCTTATTTTGCTGAAATCTATAGGGGAGGAATTGAATCTATTAACAGTGGTCAATATGAGGCTGCACAAGTACTTGGTTATTCAAAATTAGAAACATTTTTTATAATTATCATGCCTCAAGTATTTAAGGTAATTCTTCCTTCCGTAACTAATGAAGTAATTACACTTGTAAAAGACACTTCACTATCATTTGTAATTGCAATACCAGAAATGTTTACAGTTGCAAAACAAATTGCAGCTGCTGATGCTTCAATTGCAGCATTGCTAGTTGCAGGTATTTTTTATTATGTATTTAATGTTGTAGTTGCATTTGCAATGGAATATCTTGAAAAAAGAATGGATTATTATGAATAG
- a CDS encoding amino acid ABC transporter substrate-binding protein, which produces MKKIGIIFALVLVAFLVMGTASAGLFDFLGGNDASSDASANDDKTFIVGFDAEFPPYGFKNDSGNYTGFDLDLAKEVCKRNNWTFKAQPVDWDAKDAELESGSIDCIWNGFTMDGRENDYLWSDPYFDNKQIFVVKSDSGIKTISDLEGKTVETQKDSSALAALQGDNKTIADTFATLTDVADYNTAFMDLESGACNAVAMDIGVAEYDIKNKKNPDDFSILDEHITTEKYGIGFKKGNDDLKNQVQETLNDMFEDGTVLKIAQKYGISEDALIQQ; this is translated from the coding sequence ATGAAAAAGATAGGTATTATATTTGCTTTAGTATTGGTAGCTTTCTTAGTTATGGGTACTGCAAGCGCTGGTTTATTTGACTTTTTGGGTGGAAATGATGCATCTAGTGATGCTTCTGCTAATGATGATAAAACTTTCATTGTTGGTTTTGATGCGGAATTCCCTCCATATGGATTTAAAAACGATAGTGGAAACTACACTGGTTTCGACTTAGACTTGGCAAAAGAAGTTTGTAAAAGAAACAATTGGACATTCAAAGCTCAACCTGTTGATTGGGATGCAAAAGATGCTGAATTAGAATCTGGTTCTATTGACTGTATTTGGAACGGATTCACTATGGATGGAAGAGAAAATGATTACCTCTGGTCTGACCCTTACTTTGACAACAAACAAATTTTTGTTGTAAAATCTGATTCAGGAATTAAAACTATTTCTGATTTAGAAGGTAAAACTGTTGAAACACAAAAAGATTCCTCCGCACTTGCTGCTCTTCAAGGAGATAACAAAACTATTGCAGATACTTTTGCGACCTTAACTGACGTAGCTGATTATAATACTGCATTTATGGATTTAGAATCCGGTGCATGTAATGCAGTTGCTATGGATATTGGTGTTGCAGAGTATGATATCAAAAACAAAAAAAATCCAGATGATTTCTCTATATTGGATGAGCATATCACAACTGAAAAATATGGTATTGGATTTAAAAAAGGAAATGACGATTTAAAAAATCAAGTACAGGAAACATTAAATGATATGTTTGAAGATGGTACTGTTTTAAAAATCGCTCAAAAATATGGTATTTCTGAAGATGCTTTAATCCAACAATAA
- a CDS encoding glycosyltransferase family 2 protein: MIKISVIIPVYNTAKYLKECLDSVLNQSFDDFEVICVNDGSTDNSLEILESHDDDKIVIINQEHKGASAARNIAIKKSQGEYILFIDSDDYIALDTLNEVYELANSKSLDLLFFKLINFNEKRDKIKLDYFEMEYIKDIVDGEVFDWHCVKDFLFKLPVTAPSKLFKRDLIKNIEFPEDVIFEDNVFFIRTILNAKRMYFYDKHLYFRRLRDESITNSFFENFSDCITIYGFIANHLKEMGVYEELFTQFFNRQCSNIHIRFTQLPIEFKKDYFDKAKEYFLENKNSFENEETFDKCPKRSLIIFNSAIDSDTYKEFELSVDIDFDLKVKKDSLNKKLRKLKKENKQYKKEINALKNSNKFKITSIFRK; this comes from the coding sequence TTGATTAAAATTTCAGTTATTATTCCGGTTTATAATACTGCAAAATATCTAAAAGAATGTTTAGACAGTGTTTTAAACCAATCATTTGATGATTTTGAAGTAATATGTGTTAATGATGGCTCAACGGATAACTCTTTAGAAATTCTTGAAAGTCATGATGATGATAAAATTGTGATTATAAACCAAGAACATAAGGGAGCATCTGCTGCACGCAACATAGCTATTAAAAAATCACAAGGAGAATATATATTATTTATTGATTCTGATGATTATATTGCTTTAGATACATTAAATGAAGTTTATGAATTAGCAAATTCTAAATCACTGGATTTATTGTTTTTTAAACTTATCAATTTTAATGAAAAACGTGACAAGATTAAATTAGATTATTTTGAAATGGAGTATATAAAAGACATTGTTGATGGTGAAGTTTTTGATTGGCATTGTGTTAAAGATTTCTTATTTAAACTTCCGGTAACTGCACCTTCAAAGTTATTTAAACGGGATTTAATTAAAAATATCGAGTTTCCGGAGGATGTAATCTTTGAAGATAATGTATTTTTCATAAGAACTATTTTAAATGCAAAAAGAATGTATTTTTATGATAAACATTTATATTTCAGACGATTAAGGGATGAATCAATAACAAACTCATTTTTTGAAAACTTTTCTGATTGCATAACCATATATGGATTTATTGCTAATCATCTTAAGGAAATGGGTGTTTATGAGGAGTTATTTACCCAATTTTTTAATCGTCAATGCAGTAACATCCATATCAGATTCACACAACTGCCTATTGAATTTAAAAAAGATTACTTTGATAAAGCAAAAGAATACTTCTTGGAAAATAAAAACTCGTTTGAAAATGAAGAAACCTTTGATAAATGTCCTAAAAGAAGTTTGATAATATTTAATAGCGCTATTGATTCAGATACATATAAGGAATTTGAATTGTCAGTAGATATTGATTTTGATTTGAAAGTAAAAAAAGATAGTTTAAATAAAAAACTTCGTAAGTTAAAAAAAGAAAATAAACAGTATAAAAAAGAAATTAATGCATTAAAAAATTCCAATAAATTTAAGATTACAAGTATTTTTAGAAAATAA
- a CDS encoding glycosyltransferase family 2 protein: MSLDKKPLVSIIVPVYNAEEYLEESLDCLVNQTLENIEIICINDASSDGCLEILEEYALNDSRIKILNNETSLGPSICRNMGLDIVSGEYIAFYDSDDAIDLDAYEKLYNFSEKYNHDFVVFNAIRTNDNGRQFPSVLHSKSITGETFIKTNILEHEELVYDTTSWNKFINRNFFEKYDFRFAEGRVYQDILFSMQLFCSSECIGIYPEVVYYWRIRGKNSKSITQTVYDTKNLHDRIFIISNTIQVIKSNEKYLPLLDPLYVKLVEIDVLQFIKELDRCNDEFTDIMFGEVKSFVESLPSHVFNTISEEDMVKYDLFLNDCRDSLKFIANKQRQDKIENRKNKSEKRKLENKVTKLKNKNKKLKNKK, encoded by the coding sequence ATGAGCTTAGATAAAAAACCTTTAGTCAGTATTATTGTTCCTGTTTATAATGCTGAAGAATATCTCGAAGAGAGTTTGGATTGTTTAGTTAATCAAACACTTGAAAATATTGAGATAATTTGTATTAATGATGCTTCTAGTGATGGATGTCTTGAAATTCTTGAAGAATATGCTTTAAATGATTCAAGAATTAAAATTTTAAATAATGAAACTAGTTTAGGACCATCTATTTGTCGCAATATGGGTTTGGATATTGTATCTGGTGAATATATTGCATTTTATGATTCAGATGATGCTATTGATTTAGATGCCTATGAAAAATTATACAATTTTTCAGAAAAATATAATCATGATTTTGTTGTATTTAATGCAATAAGAACTAATGATAATGGTAGGCAATTTCCAAGTGTTTTACACTCAAAATCAATCACAGGTGAAACTTTTATAAAAACAAACATCTTAGAACATGAAGAGTTGGTTTATGATACTACTTCATGGAATAAATTTATTAATAGAAACTTTTTTGAAAAATATGATTTTAGATTTGCTGAAGGAAGGGTATATCAGGACATATTATTTTCTATGCAACTGTTCTGTTCAAGTGAATGTATAGGAATTTATCCTGAAGTTGTGTATTACTGGAGAATTCGTGGTAAAAACAGTAAATCAATTACTCAAACAGTATATGATACAAAAAATTTACATGATCGTATTTTTATTATATCCAATACCATACAAGTTATTAAATCAAATGAAAAATATTTGCCATTATTGGATCCGTTATATGTTAAATTAGTTGAAATTGATGTCTTACAGTTTATAAAAGAATTAGATAGATGTAATGATGAATTTACTGATATCATGTTTGGTGAAGTTAAATCATTTGTCGAATCGTTGCCTTCACATGTTTTTAATACAATTAGTGAAGAAGACATGGTCAAATATGATTTATTCTTAAATGATTGTAGGGATAGTTTAAAATTCATTGCGAATAAACAAAGACAAGATAAGATTGAGAATCGAAAAAATAAGTCTGAGAAAAGAAAATTAGAAAATAAAGTTACTAAATTAAAAAACAAAAACAAGAAACTCAAAAATAAAAAATGA
- a CDS encoding zinc ribbon domain-containing protein, producing MRCPKCDSENNDGAKFCKKCGTPLKKKAINHENMINSMNNNSGNDNTTKYVIVALIVVAIVLAGAFVYVYGFGDNSQDDFKPIAKNNNSGHVSDDDSEKTSSQSSSSSMSILGGIFETGGGLNDLTYASIYVGPQHSGEKVVIQIFYSRDGSTLNDGNMVPKTVDSSGYINVRSADAYKYFPDYAEINLYDEGGTKLLDSQSVNLSPESGTQTF from the coding sequence ATGCGTTGTCCTAAATGTGATAGTGAAAATAATGATGGTGCTAAATTTTGTAAGAAATGTGGAACTCCTCTTAAGAAGAAGGCTATTAATCATGAAAACATGATTAATTCAATGAATAATAACTCCGGTAATGATAACACTACTAAATATGTTATTGTTGCATTAATTGTTGTAGCTATAGTTCTTGCTGGGGCTTTTGTTTATGTTTATGGATTTGGAGATAACTCTCAAGATGATTTTAAGCCAATAGCTAAAAATAATAATTCTGGTCATGTTTCAGATGATGATTCTGAAAAAACTTCTTCTCAATCCAGTTCTTCTTCTATGAGTATTTTGGGCGGAATTTTTGAAACAGGTGGTGGTCTTAACGATTTAACTTATGCCAGTATTTATGTTGGTCCGCAACACTCTGGCGAGAAAGTGGTAATTCAGATTTTCTACTCTCGTGACGGATCTACTTTAAATGATGGAAATATGGTTCCAAAAACTGTTGATTCTTCAGGATATATTAATGTAAGAAGTGCGGATGCATATAAATACTTCCCGGATTATGCTGAAATTAATTTATATGATGAAGGTGGAACTAAATTATTAGATTCGCAAAGTGTAAATTTATCTCCAGAAAGCGGTACACAGACTTTCTAA
- a CDS encoding amino acid ABC transporter ATP-binding protein, with protein sequence MSLLEIKNLKKSFDDNVVLKDISLSVEKGEVLAIIGPSGSGKSTLLRCITDLEQEDSGDIRFDGTFGLVFQNFNLFPHHSVIKNITNAPLRVQKRDKKEVYASARDLLKKMDLEDKEYAYPCELSGGQQQRVSIARALAMNPDILFFDEPTSALDPELTGEILTVIRNLAAEHMTMVIVTHEMAFARKVADNIIFMDDGVIVEQGTPEEVFSSDNLRMKEFLGKFYD encoded by the coding sequence ATGAGTTTACTGGAAATTAAAAATCTTAAAAAAAGCTTTGATGATAATGTTGTTTTAAAAGATATTTCATTAAGCGTAGAAAAAGGTGAAGTTTTAGCAATAATTGGTCCATCAGGTTCAGGCAAATCAACATTACTTAGATGCATCACTGACTTAGAACAAGAGGATAGTGGGGATATAAGATTTGATGGAACTTTCGGTTTAGTTTTCCAAAATTTTAATTTGTTTCCACACCATTCTGTAATAAAAAACATTACTAATGCACCATTAAGAGTTCAAAAAAGAGATAAAAAAGAAGTTTATGCCTCTGCAAGAGATTTACTTAAAAAAATGGATTTGGAAGATAAGGAATATGCTTATCCATGTGAGTTATCCGGAGGTCAGCAACAGCGTGTTTCTATTGCAAGAGCACTTGCAATGAATCCAGATATTTTATTCTTTGATGAACCAACATCAGCATTGGATCCTGAATTAACTGGTGAAATTTTAACTGTTATTCGCAATCTTGCCGCTGAACATATGACAATGGTAATTGTTACTCACGAAATGGCTTTTGCTCGTAAAGTTGCTGATAATATTATTTTTATGGACGACGGAGTCATTGTTGAGCAAGGCACTCCTGAAGAAGTATTTTCATCTGATAATTTGAGGATGAAAGAATTTTTAGGAAAATTCTATGATTAA
- a CDS encoding glycosyltransferase family 2 protein: MVEVSVIIPVYNSENYLDECLDSVINQTFKDIEIICINDGSADTSLEILEKYEKLDNRMSVFTQENSGQSVARNNGIKKSKGKYIYFMDSDDYLELNALEEIYNISEKNNLELLIFKMINFNDGSNKKFTSRYYEMNSLSHLDGKIFNYADIGENALDFAVSPPGKLFKKTLIENIQFPENLIFEDNLFFAKAMINANRVSFYDNHLYNRRIRKDSTTQVKDIRFADSIVITNKIIDLAKEHGIYNDFKFGLAKKKIDKAFLRYSMVDEEFKEEFFKIVNVDFKSYEEEYENKIFNDGFDNRLKYVFRSFISSNNHEEFDLKMEIFDLEKNIKKIKKKNKKKQK, from the coding sequence ATGGTGGAAGTTTCTGTAATTATTCCTGTTTATAACTCTGAAAATTATTTAGATGAATGTTTAGACAGTGTTATTAATCAAACATTTAAAGATATTGAAATAATATGTATTAATGACGGGTCAGCTGATACGTCTTTAGAAATTTTAGAGAAATATGAAAAATTAGATAATAGGATGTCTGTGTTTACACAAGAAAATAGTGGCCAATCAGTTGCTCGCAATAACGGAATAAAAAAATCTAAAGGTAAATATATTTATTTTATGGATTCTGATGATTATTTAGAATTAAATGCACTTGAAGAAATTTATAATATTTCTGAGAAAAACAATCTGGAGTTATTGATATTTAAAATGATTAATTTCAATGATGGAAGTAACAAGAAGTTCACTTCTAGATATTATGAAATGAATTCTTTAAGCCATTTAGATGGTAAAATATTTAATTATGCAGATATTGGTGAAAATGCACTTGATTTTGCTGTTTCCCCTCCAGGTAAACTCTTTAAAAAAACATTGATTGAAAATATTCAATTTCCAGAAAATTTAATTTTTGAAGATAATTTGTTTTTTGCTAAAGCTATGATAAATGCTAATCGTGTATCATTCTATGATAACCATCTGTATAACAGAAGAATTAGAAAGGATTCTACAACTCAGGTCAAGGATATTAGATTTGCAGATTCTATTGTTATAACTAATAAAATAATTGATCTAGCTAAAGAACATGGAATTTATAATGATTTTAAATTTGGTCTTGCTAAAAAAAAGATTGATAAAGCTTTTTTAAGATATTCTATGGTGGATGAAGAATTTAAAGAAGAATTTTTCAAAATAGTTAATGTCGATTTTAAATCATATGAAGAGGAATATGAAAATAAAATTTTTAATGATGGATTTGATAATAGACTTAAATATGTTTTCAGAAGTTTTATTTCATCAAATAATCATGAAGAATTTGACTTAAAAATGGAAATCTTTGATCTTGAAAAGAATATCAAAAAAATTAAAAAGAAAAATAAAAAAAAACAAAAATAA
- a CDS encoding glycosyltransferase family 39 protein, with protein MNFDDWNLTKKDSLYLMFVFLFSIGLMYIKTRYVMSGGLIYPDKAHYLMNALLYSGLDYYNIVNHYDLFLSPVIAFLTSILFRLGIVNQLAISLVSSFFALFGFLGLYILLRYRFNSLLSLTGVIIYGSLSELLINLSTGLLDVPAISISILILLFGIMAIDKNSKYFIIAFPLFILGFFTRYTVIFMLPTLFLYYVIKRDFLENLEDVLYNKSELFVKVKNYLTSKEFKHILLSLILGAILTVLICKFLIFDFGSSLIFLDRFHNSATNIGYGKAGIDVIYDKLFYVINFSQILFRDYRRLDGTLNFVLYFIIGCGCLFKLVNVFKNRKYYFKSENTYFKHNAYKNLLKNFSLVILMIFAFFAFKVLSIHLITNICFLVSCAIFYSLIREFKFDDDKMALNILFFAYFVINLIFIAILPTKTLRYSLPLLPPLIYFIIYGLEEILDILTNLSIFKNKSYRKSLISKIIIVFLISLFMISAFSFSSHMKIQECHNDLVDVTDYIIENDGDYHNESFGSNNRDYRIIKWYLKDNVTFDDNYTAFDSSNISYVISNSTVELENYTELYNKGMYHVYYRNQY; from the coding sequence ATGAATTTTGATGATTGGAATTTGACTAAAAAGGATAGCTTATACTTAATGTTTGTATTTTTATTTTCCATTGGATTAATGTATATTAAAACTAGGTATGTCATGTCTGGAGGATTGATTTATCCAGATAAAGCACATTATTTAATGAATGCTTTACTTTATAGTGGATTAGACTATTATAATATTGTAAATCACTATGATTTATTTTTAAGTCCAGTTATTGCATTTTTAACATCCATATTATTTAGATTAGGCATAGTTAACCAATTAGCTATTTCATTAGTATCATCATTTTTTGCATTATTTGGTTTTTTAGGATTATATATTTTACTAAGATATAGGTTTAACTCTTTATTGTCTTTAACTGGAGTTATTATTTACGGTAGCCTATCTGAACTTTTGATAAATTTGTCCACTGGATTATTAGATGTTCCGGCTATTTCTATTTCTATTTTAATTCTTTTATTTGGAATAATGGCTATTGATAAGAATTCAAAATATTTTATCATAGCGTTTCCATTATTTATCCTAGGTTTTTTTACAAGGTATACTGTTATATTTATGCTTCCGACACTATTCTTGTATTATGTTATAAAAAGAGATTTCCTTGAAAATTTAGAAGATGTATTGTATAATAAATCAGAACTTTTTGTAAAAGTAAAAAATTATCTAACAAGTAAAGAATTTAAACATATTTTATTATCACTTATTTTAGGTGCTATTTTAACTGTTTTAATTTGTAAATTTTTGATTTTTGATTTTGGCAGTTCTTTAATATTTCTTGATAGATTTCATAATTCAGCAACTAATATTGGATATGGTAAGGCTGGAATAGATGTTATTTATGATAAATTATTTTATGTTATTAATTTTTCACAAATTTTATTTAGGGATTATCGTCGTTTGGATGGAACTTTAAATTTTGTATTGTATTTTATCATTGGTTGCGGATGCTTATTTAAATTGGTTAATGTATTTAAAAATCGTAAGTATTATTTTAAATCAGAAAATACCTATTTCAAACATAATGCTTATAAAAATTTATTAAAAAACTTCTCATTGGTAATATTAATGATTTTTGCATTTTTTGCATTTAAAGTACTTTCTATCCATTTGATTACAAATATTTGTTTTTTGGTTTCATGCGCAATATTTTATTCTTTAATTAGAGAATTCAAATTTGATGATGATAAAATGGCATTAAATATCCTATTTTTTGCATATTTTGTTATAAATCTCATTTTTATAGCTATACTTCCCACAAAAACGCTTAGATATTCATTACCATTATTGCCTCCTTTAATTTATTTTATTATTTATGGTCTTGAAGAAATTTTAGATATTTTAACTAATTTAAGTATATTTAAAAATAAATCTTATAGAAAGTCTTTAATATCTAAAATTATAATAGTGTTTTTGATTTCACTTTTCATGATATCTGCCTTTTCATTTAGTTCACATATGAAGATACAAGAATGCCATAATGATTTGGTTGATGTGACAGATTATATTATTGAAAATGATGGTGATTATCACAATGAATCATTTGGATCTAATAACCGTGATTATAGAATAATTAAATGGTATTTGAAGGATAATGTCACGTTTGATGATAATTATACGGCATTCGATTCAAGTAATATATCTTATGTTATCTCGAATTCTACAGTTGAATTAGAGAATTATACTGAACTTTATAATAAAGGAATGTATCATGTTTATTATAGAAATCAATATTAA
- a CDS encoding UDP-glucose/GDP-mannose dehydrogenase family protein, with the protein MNITVIGTGYVGLVTGACFSKMGNKVFCVDVDESKIEGLKNGILPIFEPNLGTLIKSGQEKGDLIFTTQIKEALDESDIIFIVVGTPMTEDGSANLDYIFSAASDIANNISHDSLVVIKSTVPIGTCFKVKEYIDDILAKKNSRVKIEIASNPEFLKEGRAIEDCMHPDRVVIGAENYEVFETLKDLYSSFIFNHDRFILMDIKSSEMTKYVANAMLATKISLMNEIANICEVTGANIQQIRLGIGSDKRIGYDFIYAGCGYGGSCFPKDVQALRNTAQVHGYEPRILSNVEEVNLKQKKVLANKVVGRFGSNLNGLTFGIWGLSFKPETDDVREATSLVVITSLIDSGAKIKTYDPEAMMEFKRTIEDKYLDSIEFCKNRYDAVENCDALILITEWKEFRNPDFELLSDKLNEKVIFDGRNIYDKKISNLGFELFQIGC; encoded by the coding sequence ATGAATATTACTGTTATTGGAACAGGTTATGTTGGGCTTGTAACTGGGGCATGTTTTTCAAAAATGGGAAATAAAGTTTTTTGTGTTGATGTTGATGAATCTAAAATTGAAGGATTGAAAAATGGGATTTTACCGATTTTTGAACCTAATCTCGGAACATTAATTAAAAGCGGGCAAGAAAAAGGAGATTTAATATTTACAACACAAATTAAAGAAGCGCTTGATGAAAGTGATATTATTTTCATCGTTGTCGGAACTCCAATGACTGAAGATGGATCAGCTAATTTAGACTATATTTTCTCAGCGGCATCCGATATAGCCAATAATATTTCCCATGATTCATTAGTTGTTATTAAATCAACGGTTCCAATAGGTACCTGTTTTAAAGTTAAAGAATACATTGATGATATTTTAGCGAAGAAGAATTCCCGAGTTAAAATCGAAATCGCTTCTAATCCTGAATTTTTAAAAGAAGGAAGGGCTATCGAAGATTGCATGCATCCTGATCGTGTAGTGATTGGTGCTGAAAATTATGAAGTTTTTGAAACTTTAAAAGATTTATACTCCTCTTTTATTTTTAACCATGATCGTTTTATCTTAATGGACATTAAATCCTCTGAAATGACAAAATATGTTGCTAATGCAATGCTTGCAACTAAAATTTCATTAATGAATGAAATAGCTAATATTTGTGAAGTTACTGGAGCAAATATCCAGCAAATACGTCTTGGAATAGGTTCAGATAAACGTATTGGGTATGATTTTATTTATGCAGGTTGCGGATATGGAGGAAGTTGTTTTCCAAAAGATGTGCAAGCTTTAAGAAATACTGCTCAAGTTCATGGTTATGAACCAAGGATATTGTCAAATGTTGAAGAGGTTAATTTAAAACAAAAAAAGGTATTAGCAAACAAGGTAGTTGGTAGGTTTGGCAGTAATTTAAATGGACTTACTTTTGGAATTTGGGGATTGTCATTTAAACCTGAAACTGATGATGTACGTGAAGCTACATCACTTGTAGTAATTACTTCACTTATTGACAGTGGTGCAAAAATTAAAACATATGATCCTGAAGCTATGATGGAGTTTAAAAGAACGATTGAGGATAAGTATTTGGATTCAATAGAATTCTGTAAAAATCGTTATGATGCAGTTGAAAATTGTGATGCATTAATCTTGATTACTGAATGGAAAGAATTTAGAAATCCTGATTTTGAGTTATTATCTGATAAATTAAATGAAAAAGTCATATTTGATGGTAGAAATATTTATGATAAAAAAATAAGTAATTTAGGATTCGAATTATTCCAAATTGGTTGTTAA